Proteins encoded together in one Microbacterium sp. ABRD28 window:
- a CDS encoding ATP-binding cassette domain-containing protein: MANQPIIEAQGLTKRFTVKKKTVAAVTDLTFEVQRGELVAFLGPNGAGKSTSLRMLTTLLPPTSGTARVVGHDILRDPAGVRARIGYVGQLTSGSFAQRARDELLSQGAFYGMGRAAASARADELIESLDLSGFATRTVQQLSGGQKRRLDVALGLMHAPPLIFLDEPSTGLDPQSRANLWQHILDLRRRFGTTVFLTTHYLEEADRYAERVMVMDRGRVIADDTAARLKAELAGDVLTLGFAAPDAADRALPLLSALSAREVRRDGAVDLVVTAPDGDALLPRAVRALDAAGIEVVRATGVPPTLDDVFLSLTGRTLRDAEHPIDDETDGDAAVPETETAKTQTEGAVR, from the coding sequence ATGGCGAATCAACCGATCATCGAAGCGCAGGGGCTCACCAAGCGCTTCACCGTCAAGAAGAAGACCGTGGCGGCGGTCACCGACCTGACGTTCGAGGTGCAGCGCGGCGAGCTCGTCGCGTTCCTCGGACCCAACGGCGCGGGCAAGTCCACGAGCCTGCGCATGCTCACCACCCTGCTCCCGCCGACGTCCGGCACCGCGCGGGTCGTCGGTCATGACATCCTGCGAGACCCTGCGGGCGTTCGCGCCCGCATCGGGTACGTCGGTCAGCTCACCAGCGGCAGCTTCGCCCAGCGCGCCCGTGACGAGCTGCTGAGTCAAGGTGCCTTCTACGGGATGGGCCGTGCCGCGGCATCCGCTCGGGCAGACGAGCTCATCGAATCGCTCGATCTCTCGGGGTTCGCGACCCGCACCGTGCAGCAGCTCAGCGGCGGACAGAAGCGGCGGCTCGACGTCGCGCTGGGACTCATGCACGCCCCGCCGCTGATCTTCCTCGACGAGCCGTCGACGGGACTCGACCCGCAGAGCCGGGCGAACCTGTGGCAGCACATCCTCGACCTCCGGAGGCGATTCGGCACGACCGTCTTCCTCACCACGCACTACCTCGAGGAGGCCGATCGCTACGCCGAACGCGTCATGGTGATGGACAGGGGCCGCGTCATCGCCGATGACACCGCCGCGCGGCTGAAGGCCGAGCTGGCCGGAGATGTGCTGACGCTCGGGTTCGCTGCACCGGATGCTGCTGACCGCGCACTTCCGCTGCTGTCGGCGTTGAGCGCGCGCGAGGTGCGGCGCGACGGCGCCGTCGACCTGGTGGTGACGGCGCCGGACGGCGATGCGCTTCTTCCGCGCGCGGTGCGCGCGCTCGACGCCGCGGGCATCGAGGTGGTGCGCGCGACCGGCGTCCCGCCGACCCTCGACGATGTCTTCCTCAGCCTCACGGGGCGGACGCTCCGCGACGCCGAGCACCCGATCGACGACGAGACCGACGGGGACGCCGCCGTCCCCGAGACCGAGACCGCGAAAACCCAGACCGAAGGAGCAGTGCGATGA
- a CDS encoding ABC transporter permease: protein MSAPVRQSPASDRPDTAVRPNPARDTWNVLTRELRPTMRDPFTLIFSLVQPLVFLGLFAPLLVGQSGEPVGETLSWFVPGVLVMIVLFGTGATGSNLQYEMMTGSHERTLVAPISRGSLLVGRALKEVAPIVIQAIIIVLIALPFGFAVNVPGLVVGLGLLAVFGVGLGSLSYALALKTKDREWLFWGVQQTLIFPLLILSGVLLPLDDGPAWMRAIASVNPVNWVVQAERALLSGDLAAPVVLWGWLAALLLAAVGLAVGVRGMRKSG, encoded by the coding sequence ATGAGCGCGCCCGTACGCCAGTCCCCGGCATCCGATCGCCCCGACACCGCGGTGCGACCGAACCCCGCCCGCGACACCTGGAACGTGCTCACCCGGGAGCTGCGTCCGACGATGCGCGACCCGTTCACGCTCATCTTCAGCCTCGTGCAACCGCTGGTCTTCCTGGGGCTCTTCGCTCCCCTGCTCGTCGGGCAGTCGGGAGAACCCGTGGGCGAGACCTTGAGCTGGTTCGTGCCGGGTGTGCTGGTGATGATCGTGCTCTTCGGCACCGGTGCGACCGGGTCGAACCTGCAGTACGAGATGATGACAGGCTCGCACGAGCGAACCCTCGTCGCGCCCATCTCGCGCGGGTCGCTGCTCGTCGGGCGGGCGCTGAAGGAGGTGGCGCCCATCGTCATCCAGGCGATCATCATCGTGTTGATCGCGCTGCCGTTCGGCTTCGCGGTGAATGTGCCGGGGCTCGTGGTCGGCCTCGGGCTGCTGGCGGTGTTCGGTGTCGGTCTGGGGTCGCTGTCGTACGCGCTGGCGCTGAAGACGAAAGACCGGGAATGGCTGTTCTGGGGGGTCCAGCAGACCCTGATCTTCCCGCTGCTGATCCTCTCCGGCGTGCTCCTGCCCCTGGACGACGGGCCCGCATGGATGCGCGCGATCGCAAGCGTCAACCCCGTCAACTGGGTCGTCCAGGCCGAGCGGGCGCTCCTCTCGGGCGACCTCGCGGCTCCGGTCGTGCTGTGGGGCTGGCTCGCGGCGCTGCTGCTGGCTGCGGTGGGGCTCGCGGTCGGGGTGCGGGGGATGCGCAAGAGCGGCTGA
- a CDS encoding DUF6326 family protein, translating into MTTSTSPRPLLDSAPMPVRAKLTAAWTSFVFLYVYVDILNFYKPGVIDGITDGFIWRFDISSTLLTIFLVSVSIPAVMVILSMTLPARVNRTLNLVAAALLIPYSIFNAAGSTWEWAAFYAISIGVELLILAFILRTAWAWPRGTAVPVATRAQSSLMRDSARH; encoded by the coding sequence ATGACCACCTCGACCTCACCCCGGCCGCTGCTCGACAGCGCCCCGATGCCCGTCCGCGCGAAGCTCACCGCCGCCTGGACGAGCTTCGTGTTCCTGTACGTCTACGTCGACATCTTGAACTTCTACAAGCCGGGCGTGATCGACGGGATCACCGATGGATTCATCTGGCGCTTCGACATCAGCTCGACACTGCTGACGATCTTCCTGGTATCGGTGTCGATCCCCGCCGTGATGGTGATCCTCTCGATGACCCTGCCGGCCCGCGTCAACCGCACGCTGAACCTCGTCGCCGCCGCGCTCCTCATCCCCTACTCGATCTTCAACGCGGCCGGCTCGACCTGGGAGTGGGCGGCGTTCTACGCCATCTCGATCGGGGTCGAGCTGCTGATCCTGGCGTTCATCCTTCGCACGGCCTGGGCGTGGCCGCGCGGCACGGCCGTGCCGGTAGCGACCCGAGCGCAGTCCTCCCTGATGCGGGACTCCGCGCGCCACTGA
- a CDS encoding TetR/AcrR family transcriptional regulator, which yields MSVDEEGGAAASAGLSTGRVVLEAIRLADAEGVHGLSMRRLATVLNAGAMTLYHYVANKEELLDAMVDVVFDEIALPREDVEWRQAIRERALSARGVLARHRWAIGLLDTRTAPGPANLRHHEAVTACLRKAGFSVAMATHANWVLDSYLYGHALQAGGLSLDTPDDFAEAIDDVYLPQLPAEQFPYLSESATTLAAAGYDPSEEFLFGLDLILDGLEARRGGGESGRPLGHTGRGR from the coding sequence GTGTCAGTCGACGAGGAGGGCGGTGCCGCGGCATCCGCGGGTCTGAGCACGGGTCGAGTGGTCCTCGAGGCGATCCGGCTGGCCGACGCCGAGGGTGTCCACGGGCTGAGCATGCGCCGGCTCGCGACCGTTCTGAATGCGGGGGCGATGACGCTCTACCACTACGTCGCGAACAAGGAGGAGCTGCTCGACGCGATGGTCGACGTCGTGTTCGACGAGATCGCGTTGCCGCGCGAAGACGTCGAGTGGCGGCAAGCGATCCGCGAGCGGGCGCTGTCGGCTCGGGGGGTGCTCGCTCGTCATCGCTGGGCGATCGGGTTGCTCGATACGCGGACCGCGCCGGGGCCGGCGAACCTCCGTCATCACGAGGCCGTGACGGCGTGCCTGCGGAAGGCCGGTTTCTCGGTCGCGATGGCCACGCACGCCAACTGGGTGCTCGACAGCTACCTGTACGGTCACGCGCTGCAGGCGGGGGGACTGTCGCTGGACACCCCGGATGACTTCGCCGAGGCGATCGACGACGTCTACCTGCCGCAGCTTCCGGCAGAGCAGTTCCCCTACCTCAGCGAATCCGCCACGACGTTGGCCGCCGCGGGTTACGACCCGTCGGAGGAGTTCCTGTTCGGACTCGACCTCATCCTCGACGGGCTGGAGGCGCGGCGCGGTGGCGGAGAGAGCGGGCGCCCCCTCGGTCACACGGGGCGCGGGCGATAG
- a CDS encoding dihydrofolate reductase family protein produces the protein MGRLIYTTNVSLDGFIEDPRGGFDFLPPGDDVFAAHTELMQSIGTLVYGRRLYEKMAVWEIDPSFAAQSPALAAFAAAFTDTDKVVYSSALVETPTARTRIERDFDAAAIRERKDAADRDLLIGGADLAGQALRAGLVDEVQLYVAPVSVGGGKSGLPTGIRLDLELLGERRFGNGVMLLRYRPRPV, from the coding sequence GTGGGCAGGCTCATCTACACGACGAATGTCTCCCTCGACGGCTTCATCGAAGATCCACGCGGGGGCTTCGACTTCCTCCCGCCCGGCGACGATGTCTTCGCCGCGCACACGGAGCTGATGCAGTCGATCGGCACGCTCGTCTACGGCCGGCGCCTCTACGAGAAGATGGCGGTCTGGGAGATCGATCCGTCCTTCGCCGCACAGTCACCCGCTCTCGCCGCGTTCGCGGCGGCGTTCACCGACACCGACAAAGTCGTGTATTCATCGGCCCTGGTCGAGACGCCGACGGCGCGCACCCGAATCGAGCGCGACTTCGATGCGGCGGCGATCCGCGAAAGGAAGGATGCCGCTGACCGCGACCTCCTCATCGGCGGCGCCGACCTCGCGGGGCAGGCGCTGCGCGCAGGCCTCGTCGACGAGGTGCAGCTCTACGTCGCGCCGGTCTCGGTCGGCGGAGGGAAGTCGGGCCTGCCCACCGGCATCCGACTCGACCTCGAGCTGCTCGGCGAGCGTCGCTTCGGCAACGGCGTGATGCTGCTGCGCTATCGCCCGCGCCCCGTGTGA
- a CDS encoding alpha/beta hydrolase: MSGAGTAVDLDGWPHLFEPGDADAPVLLTLHGTGGNEREITALVSHLWPGAGVLSPRGRVSEQGMTRWFRRRGEGVFDVDDVIVRAGELAGFLAVARERYGLGDRRVIAAGFSNGANIGLATALLHPETLDRVVAFSGMYPFADRDPVGDASAVELVLLNGAADPMAPSASVDRLVEVAQAHDAAVERHVRPGGHGLAQSDVDAARKWLAAR; this comes from the coding sequence GTGAGCGGGGCCGGCACGGCGGTCGACCTCGACGGCTGGCCGCACCTGTTCGAGCCGGGCGACGCCGACGCCCCGGTGCTGCTGACCCTCCACGGCACCGGCGGCAACGAGCGCGAGATCACCGCGCTGGTGTCGCACCTGTGGCCGGGCGCGGGCGTGCTCTCGCCTCGCGGACGGGTGAGCGAGCAGGGGATGACGCGGTGGTTCCGTCGCAGGGGCGAGGGGGTCTTCGACGTCGACGATGTGATCGTGCGGGCGGGTGAGCTCGCCGGGTTCCTCGCCGTCGCGCGGGAGCGGTACGGGCTCGGCGACAGGCGGGTCATCGCGGCCGGATTCTCGAACGGGGCGAACATCGGGCTGGCGACCGCGCTACTGCATCCCGAGACCCTCGACCGGGTCGTGGCGTTCAGCGGGATGTACCCGTTCGCCGACCGCGACCCCGTCGGGGATGCGTCGGCGGTCGAGCTCGTGCTGCTGAACGGCGCCGCGGACCCGATGGCGCCGTCGGCGAGCGTCGACCGCCTGGTCGAGGTGGCGCAGGCGCACGACGCGGCCGTCGAGCGGCACGTCCGCCCCGGCGGCCACGGCCTCGCCCAGAGCGACGTCGACGCGGCGCGGAAGTGGCTGGCGGCGCGCTGA
- a CDS encoding ring-cleaving dioxygenase: protein MTAATQGLHHVTALAGDPQKNIDFYITGLGLRLVKKTVNFDAPGTYHLYYGDEAGRPGSLMTFFPWRGIAPGRIGAGQSTSTAFSVPAGSLGWWVDHFASVGSEAKITSTSSSEERLLVRDPDGLQIELVATNENDPRDPWDSKSVPAEYAIRGQHSSVLTVRDAEGTVGLMVNDLGMRIVEQEGGRTRLAAGPGGPGALVDVHASGLAPEGLTAGGTVHHIAFRVPDQETQLAWRNDLVSRGHQVTEILDRQYFTSIYFREPGGVLFEIATDTPGFDIDEPLLELGRSLKLPPWLEPSREAIEARVQPVTLPTENNPEVAA, encoded by the coding sequence ATGACCGCCGCCACACAGGGTCTGCACCACGTCACCGCGCTCGCGGGAGACCCGCAGAAGAACATCGACTTCTACATCACCGGGCTGGGGCTTCGACTGGTCAAGAAGACCGTCAACTTCGACGCCCCCGGCACCTACCACCTCTACTACGGAGACGAGGCGGGCCGCCCCGGCAGCCTCATGACCTTCTTCCCGTGGCGCGGCATCGCGCCCGGCCGCATCGGGGCGGGCCAGTCGACTTCGACGGCGTTCTCGGTTCCCGCCGGGTCGCTCGGCTGGTGGGTCGACCACTTCGCATCGGTCGGGTCTGAGGCGAAGATCACCTCGACGAGCTCGAGCGAGGAGCGCCTGCTCGTCCGCGACCCCGACGGGCTGCAGATCGAGCTCGTCGCCACGAACGAGAACGACCCGCGCGACCCGTGGGACTCCAAGAGCGTGCCGGCGGAGTACGCGATCCGCGGGCAGCACTCCAGCGTTCTGACCGTCCGCGACGCCGAGGGAACAGTCGGGCTCATGGTGAACGACCTCGGCATGCGCATCGTCGAGCAGGAGGGCGGGCGCACGCGCCTCGCTGCCGGCCCCGGTGGGCCCGGCGCCCTCGTCGACGTGCACGCCTCCGGTCTCGCGCCCGAGGGTCTGACCGCCGGCGGCACGGTGCACCACATCGCCTTCCGAGTGCCCGACCAGGAGACGCAGCTCGCGTGGCGCAACGACCTCGTCTCACGCGGACACCAGGTGACCGAGATCCTCGACCGGCAGTACTTCACGAGCATCTACTTCCGCGAGCCCGGCGGAGTGCTCTTCGAGATCGCGACCGACACCCCCGGCTTCGACATCGACGAACCCCTGCTCGAACTCGGCCGCTCGCTGAAGCTGCCGCCGTGGCTCGAGCCCTCTCGCGAGGCGATCGAGGCGCGCGTGCAGCCGGTGACGCTGCCGACCGAGAACAACCCCGAGGTCGCCGCGTGA
- a CDS encoding ABC transporter ATP-binding protein: MTMPDGAAPDPAAAGGGAGIAAEGIASGGAVSDGIVATHVRRSFGDVHAVRDVSLHALPGKVTGLVGPNGSGKTTLLLMLSSLLAPDAGEIRVAGIDPVVEPQRACAVIGWMPDALGAWGSLTVRETLVTTGRLYDLPRNEAAQRAEALIDLLDLRALAAAPARVLSRGQKQRLGLARALVHNPRVLLLDEPASGLDPESRVHLRTLLRRLADDGRTVLISSHILSELEELVDDAAFLIAGESVSAERVAASAQRQRYWRVRIAGGDVLAAQAAIATALGRKDVTGDRAGALVAFASDADAAAGLAAIVGAGIAVAEFAPSTGRLEQTLLDLREGAAPVAVDDTPTTGEGDR, translated from the coding sequence GTGACCATGCCTGACGGCGCCGCACCCGACCCTGCTGCCGCGGGGGGCGGCGCCGGGATCGCCGCGGAGGGGATCGCATCCGGCGGAGCCGTCTCGGACGGGATCGTCGCCACGCACGTCCGCCGGTCGTTCGGCGACGTCCACGCCGTGCGCGATGTGAGTCTGCACGCCCTCCCCGGCAAGGTCACCGGGCTCGTCGGGCCCAACGGGTCGGGCAAGACCACGCTGCTGCTGATGCTGTCATCGCTTCTGGCTCCCGATGCGGGTGAGATCCGTGTCGCCGGCATCGACCCGGTCGTCGAGCCGCAGCGTGCCTGCGCCGTCATCGGGTGGATGCCCGATGCGCTCGGCGCATGGGGCTCACTCACGGTGCGCGAGACCCTCGTCACGACCGGGCGCCTGTACGACCTGCCGCGAAACGAGGCCGCTCAACGCGCCGAGGCGCTCATCGACCTGCTCGACCTGCGCGCGCTCGCCGCCGCGCCGGCGCGCGTGCTCTCGCGCGGACAGAAGCAGCGTCTGGGGCTCGCCCGCGCGCTCGTGCACAACCCGCGGGTGCTGCTGCTCGACGAGCCGGCCTCGGGCCTCGACCCCGAATCGCGTGTGCACCTTCGGACGCTCCTGCGCCGACTCGCCGATGACGGTCGGACGGTCCTGATCTCGAGCCACATCCTCTCCGAGCTCGAAGAGCTCGTCGACGACGCGGCGTTCCTCATCGCCGGCGAGTCGGTCTCGGCCGAGCGGGTCGCCGCGTCGGCGCAGCGTCAGCGGTACTGGCGCGTGCGGATCGCGGGCGGCGATGTGCTCGCAGCGCAGGCAGCGATCGCGACCGCGCTGGGGAGGAAGGATGTCACGGGCGACCGTGCCGGTGCGCTCGTCGCCTTCGCGAGCGACGCCGACGCTGCGGCGGGGCTCGCGGCGATCGTCGGCGCGGGGATCGCGGTGGCGGAGTTCGCCCCGTCGACCGGCCGGCTCGAGCAGACCCTGCTCGACCTGCGGGAAGGGGCGGCGCCGGTGGCCGTGGACGATACCCCGACCACGGGGGAGGGTGACCGATGA
- a CDS encoding ABC transporter permease: MNAQRIATIIRLELTQRVRSVAWYVLLGVFGVLLLGVTALTFISVPRDAFQQAGSTAYSIIVFFVLLLVVLVSPTLSGNAINGDRDAATLAPVQVTLATTTDIIIGKFLAAWITGLAFLVVSAPFLIFAAVFGEVRPDVLLVSLVILIIEVAVVAGLGVALSGILARPLFSVAVTYLTVAALVVGTPIAFGLVGTAFPTEIESRQRYLQPVFQEPMQVPEECMTAEPGATSPSPECVDLGFGPGVEEPDYVCGEWMTSTYTVPRFDRVWWLLSANPFVILADATPTVWRDGYPVDAFGTLKVGVRTAQIAPETQQVYDECENATLEPGEAYPTAEEQVAGTVPSWFVGLGVQLALLALLMWRAAVRTHTPSRRLPPGTRIA, encoded by the coding sequence ATGAACGCTCAACGCATCGCCACCATCATCCGTCTGGAACTGACCCAGCGGGTGCGGAGCGTCGCCTGGTACGTGCTGCTCGGCGTCTTCGGGGTGCTGCTGCTCGGGGTGACAGCCCTGACCTTCATTTCGGTGCCGCGCGACGCGTTCCAGCAGGCGGGGAGCACCGCGTACTCGATCATCGTGTTCTTCGTGCTGCTGCTGGTGGTGCTGGTCTCGCCCACCCTCAGCGGCAACGCCATCAACGGCGACCGCGATGCGGCGACGCTGGCGCCGGTGCAGGTGACGCTCGCGACGACGACCGACATCATCATCGGCAAGTTCCTCGCGGCGTGGATCACGGGGCTCGCGTTCCTCGTCGTGTCGGCGCCGTTCCTCATCTTCGCCGCCGTGTTCGGCGAGGTGCGGCCCGACGTGCTGCTGGTGTCGCTGGTGATCCTCATCATCGAGGTGGCGGTCGTCGCGGGCCTGGGGGTCGCGCTCAGCGGCATCCTCGCTCGTCCTCTCTTCTCGGTGGCGGTGACCTATCTGACCGTCGCCGCGCTCGTCGTGGGGACGCCCATCGCGTTCGGGCTCGTGGGCACGGCCTTCCCGACCGAGATCGAGTCGCGGCAACGGTACCTGCAGCCGGTGTTCCAGGAGCCGATGCAGGTGCCCGAGGAGTGCATGACGGCCGAGCCCGGTGCGACCTCGCCGTCGCCGGAGTGCGTCGACCTCGGTTTCGGGCCCGGGGTGGAGGAGCCCGACTATGTGTGCGGTGAGTGGATGACCTCGACCTACACCGTGCCGCGGTTCGACCGCGTGTGGTGGCTGCTGTCGGCGAACCCGTTCGTGATCCTCGCCGATGCGACGCCGACGGTGTGGCGCGACGGCTACCCGGTCGACGCGTTCGGGACGCTCAAGGTCGGGGTGCGCACCGCGCAGATCGCGCCGGAGACGCAGCAGGTCTACGACGAGTGCGAGAACGCCACCTTGGAACCCGGTGAGGCGTACCCGACGGCCGAGGAGCAGGTCGCGGGCACCGTGCCGAGCTGGTTCGTGGGGCTCGGGGTGCAGCTGGCGCTCCTGGCGCTGCTGATGTGGCGCGCCGCGGTGCGGACGCACACGCCGTCGCGGCGGCTCCCCCCGGGCACCCGTATCGCATAG
- a CDS encoding aldo/keto reductase: MHTRTLGHGLQVSAIGLGCMGMSQSYGPNPGSRDDMIGVLRSAVDLGVTLFDTAEVYGPYVNEELVGEALAPVREQVVIATKFGWDIQDGKSVGVNSRPDHIRRVADASLRRLGTDVIDLFYQHRVDPDVPIEDVAGAVADLVAEGKVRHFGLSEASVGTIRRAHAVYPVTALQSEYSLWTRDPETDVLPVVAELGIGFVPFSPLGRGYLTGTMDASTTLADDDMRRALPRFEKENLAANRALIDHVARLAETKGATPGQVALAWLLAQHPWIVPIPGTRRIERIQENIAATTVALSADERDDLDRLAQRIGVQGERYNAQHFRFVDR, from the coding sequence ATGCACACACGCACCCTCGGTCACGGACTTCAGGTCTCCGCGATCGGACTCGGATGCATGGGGATGTCGCAGAGCTACGGCCCGAACCCCGGCAGCCGCGACGACATGATCGGCGTCCTCCGCTCGGCGGTCGACCTCGGCGTCACCCTCTTCGACACCGCGGAGGTGTATGGGCCGTACGTCAACGAGGAACTCGTCGGCGAGGCGCTCGCGCCGGTGCGCGAGCAGGTCGTGATCGCCACGAAGTTCGGATGGGACATCCAGGACGGCAAGAGCGTCGGGGTCAACAGCCGACCTGACCACATCCGGCGGGTCGCCGATGCGTCGCTGCGGCGCCTCGGCACCGACGTGATCGACCTCTTCTACCAGCACCGCGTCGACCCCGACGTCCCGATCGAAGACGTCGCCGGCGCCGTCGCCGACCTCGTCGCCGAAGGCAAGGTGCGGCACTTCGGCCTCTCGGAGGCATCGGTCGGGACGATTCGACGTGCGCACGCGGTATACCCCGTCACCGCGCTGCAGAGCGAGTACTCACTGTGGACGCGTGACCCCGAGACCGATGTGCTGCCGGTCGTGGCCGAGCTCGGCATCGGGTTCGTTCCCTTCAGTCCGCTCGGCCGCGGGTACCTCACCGGCACGATGGACGCGTCGACGACGCTGGCCGACGACGACATGCGTCGCGCACTCCCCCGGTTCGAGAAGGAGAACCTCGCGGCCAACCGCGCGCTCATTGACCATGTCGCGAGGCTCGCGGAGACGAAGGGGGCGACGCCGGGGCAGGTCGCGCTGGCGTGGCTGCTCGCGCAGCATCCCTGGATCGTGCCGATCCCCGGTACCCGGCGGATCGAGCGCATCCAGGAGAACATCGCTGCGACGACCGTTGCCTTGTCCGCGGATGAGCGCGACGACCTCGACCGGCTCGCGCAGCGCATCGGGGTTCAGGGCGAGCGCTACAACGCGCAGCACTTCCGCTTCGTCGACCGCTGA
- a CDS encoding beta-propeller fold lactonase family protein has product MTDSALVLVANAGDGSISVFRLDGERMTRLAVTEGLPACSTFAVDAAHDLVYAGVKGSKEGEPAGIVTLALDRESGRLEPRSRLHLPDGGMNYLALTRDGSGLLGAAYSGGYGISCRIDDGVVGEPVSRVEFANLHAVLPSADGRFAYFVSLGDDLVAQYALDDDLALVPLDPETVASPAGSGPRHLVVNAAQDAVYVLTEFSGEVLHYARDTVDGTLRLIGAATAFDTTKNLTHSTFGADPMAGHLIWGADLHFGADEAFLWATERTESTLAAVAVGADGGVTAPSRFFVTEPQPRGFALSADGRFLVAAGERSTTVSLYAVDGDALDLLQQVETGRGANWVRFA; this is encoded by the coding sequence ATGACCGACTCTGCGCTCGTGCTCGTTGCCAACGCCGGAGACGGCTCGATCAGCGTCTTCCGTCTCGACGGAGAGCGGATGACGCGTCTCGCCGTCACGGAGGGGCTCCCCGCGTGCTCGACCTTCGCCGTCGACGCCGCACACGACCTCGTCTACGCGGGGGTGAAGGGGTCGAAGGAGGGCGAGCCCGCCGGCATCGTCACCCTCGCGCTCGACAGGGAGAGCGGTCGACTGGAGCCGCGCTCGCGGCTCCACCTCCCCGACGGCGGCATGAACTATCTCGCGCTCACGCGCGACGGATCGGGTCTCCTCGGCGCCGCGTACAGCGGGGGGTACGGCATCTCGTGCCGGATCGACGACGGGGTCGTCGGCGAGCCGGTGAGCCGGGTCGAGTTCGCGAACCTGCACGCGGTGCTGCCGAGCGCCGACGGGCGCTTCGCGTACTTCGTCTCACTCGGCGACGACCTCGTCGCGCAGTACGCGCTCGACGACGACCTGGCGCTCGTCCCGCTCGACCCCGAGACCGTGGCGTCGCCCGCCGGCAGCGGCCCCCGTCACCTCGTCGTGAACGCCGCGCAGGATGCGGTGTACGTGTTGACGGAGTTCTCGGGCGAGGTTCTGCACTACGCCCGCGACACGGTCGACGGCACACTGCGTCTCATCGGTGCGGCGACGGCGTTCGACACGACGAAGAACCTCACGCACAGCACGTTCGGCGCCGACCCGATGGCGGGGCACCTCATCTGGGGCGCCGACCTGCACTTTGGAGCCGACGAAGCGTTCCTCTGGGCGACCGAGCGCACCGAGAGCACCCTCGCGGCTGTTGCGGTGGGCGCCGACGGAGGGGTCACGGCACCGAGCCGGTTCTTCGTGACCGAGCCGCAGCCGCGCGGCTTCGCGCTGAGCGCCGACGGTCGCTTCCTCGTCGCCGCGGGCGAGCGCTCGACGACCGTGTCGCTGTACGCGGTCGACGGCGACGCGCTCGACCTCCTCCAGCAGGTGGAGACCGGTCGCGGCGCGAACTGGGTCCGCTTCGCCTGA